From Pirellulales bacterium:
ATTCGTGCCGACCGGGTACATCTTGCCGCGGCGGCCTCCGGTGCCGAAGGGGATCACGGTCCAGAAGGCGTCGTCGAGGTGGCGCCAATGGGCCGCGCCGATGTCGGCCGCCACGCGCGGGGCGTACTCGGCGAACCGTGGCTCGTTGAGCCACTCGCGGATGTTGGCCGCCGCCGCGTGCGTCACCTGGCCGGCCTGCTCCGCTTGTTCGAGTTGGGTCAAAGCGGTCTGCCGATCGGCACTCGAGAGTTGCTCAGCCATCGTCGGGAAAACACTCGCTAGCGGCCACGAAACAGGGGAATCCAGGCAATTATTCTCCTGGATTTGGCACTCGCCACAAGGGGCGGCCAGCCTAAGAGAAGTGGCACCGCTCGGCCGGCCTGTGCTGTTCGATTTTGAGTACCCAGCAGTATGTGCTAGGGTCGCGAACTCGCCGTGTCGTGTCTGCTCGAAGGATTTGCTGGTTACGAGCACATCACAACCCGAAGCGTCAGCGAGGGGATTCCTGGAAAGAACGTCGACCGAGGCGCTCCCTCGCTCACGCTTCGGGTTAAGATTCGTCGATAGCACGACTTCAAAAAACTTTTGCGAGGACTCCGGCTCAAACAGCAGGGACCTGCGGCCTGTGCCACTTTCTTATCGCCAGGGTTCCTAGCGAAGAAAATCGCGAATGGCGTATACTTCGACGGCCAAACCTTCACCTTCCGCGGTACCGAGTGTAAGGACGAACTCCCTTGAGCGAGCCGATCATTAGTGTCTCGGGGCTGCGCGGCATCGTGGGAGACAGTCTCACCCCCGAGGTCGCTCTACGCTACGCCTGTGCCTTCGCCTCGACGCTCGAAGAGGGGCCGCTCGTCATCACGCGCGACGGCCGGGCGACGGGAGCCATGCTGGCCGAGGCGATTCACTCCGGCTTGATGGCGATCGGACGCGATACGATCGACGCCGACGTCTGCGCCACGCCCACCGCGGGCGTGCTCGTGCGGCGCTACCATGCCGCCGGCGGCATCCAAATCTCGGCCAGCCACAACCCGCCCGAATACAACGGCATGAAGCTGTTCGGCTCGCACGGATACGTCATCTCGGCCGCGGAAGGCCAGGCGGTGATCAACGCCTATCGCTCGCGCTCGCCGGCCTGGGTCGGGCATGCGCACGTCGGCAGCACCGACGTCTGCGGCGATCCGTTCGATCGGCATCTCGAGCTGGTGCTCGCCACGGTCGATGTCGACCGCATTCGCGACCGCCAGTTTCGCGTCCTGCTCGACTCGAATCACGGCGCCGGCAGCGAACTGGGCTTCAATCTGCTCGAGGTCCTAGGCTGCGAGGTCGAAGTGCTGGGCGATGTCGCCGACGGACTCTTCGCTCATACGCCCGAGCCGACCGCCGAAAATCTGCGCGAGGTCTTGCCACAGGTGGTGCGCATGGGGGCCGACGTCGGCTTTTGCCAGGATCCCGATGCCGATCGCCTAGCGGTCATCGATGCCGCGGGGAATTACCTCGGCGAGGAATACACGCTGGCGATGTGCGTCGATCACGTGCTGCGCCGCAATCCCGGTCCCGTGGTCACGAACTGCTCGACCAGCCGCATGAGCGAAGACCTGGCCGCCAGGTACGACGTGCCTTTCTTCCGTTCGGCGGTGGGCGAGGCCAACGTGGTTGGGCTCATGCGGCAGGAGAGCGCCGCGATCGGGGGCGAGGGAAATGGCGGCGTGATCGACCCGCGCGTGGGCTTCGTGCGCGACAGCTTCGTCGGCATGGCGCTGTTACTCGACGCGATGGCCGCACGCGAGCTCCCCGTCGCCGTATTGGCCGCGGAGCTGCCCCGCTACGAGATGGCCAAGACCAAGATCACGCTCCCCCCGGAACGCGTCGCCGCGGGGCTCGAACGACTGGCCGCGCACTTCCCCGACGCGAAGTCCGATCGTCTCGACGGCCTGCGGCTCGATTGGCCGGGCAAGTGGCTCCTGGTCCGGGCCAGCAATACCGAGCCGATCGTCCGCGCCATGTCCGAGGCCCCCACCCGCGCCGAGGCCGACCGGCTCTGTGCCGAGGCCGAGGCCCTGTTAACTCGTTAAGTCGCGAGTAACATCGGCACGCCCTTCGCGCGTAGAATGACAGTCCGCTGCTCCCCTTGCTGCCGGTGGTTCTTGGTGCGGACCCAATGGCACCCTCGGCCAAGGCGGCCTGAAAAGCCGCTAGACTGGGGAGATTTTCCCATTCCCGCTGACTTCGCCTGACGGAA
This genomic window contains:
- the glmM gene encoding phosphoglucosamine mutase, which encodes MSEPIISVSGLRGIVGDSLTPEVALRYACAFASTLEEGPLVITRDGRATGAMLAEAIHSGLMAIGRDTIDADVCATPTAGVLVRRYHAAGGIQISASHNPPEYNGMKLFGSHGYVISAAEGQAVINAYRSRSPAWVGHAHVGSTDVCGDPFDRHLELVLATVDVDRIRDRQFRVLLDSNHGAGSELGFNLLEVLGCEVEVLGDVADGLFAHTPEPTAENLREVLPQVVRMGADVGFCQDPDADRLAVIDAAGNYLGEEYTLAMCVDHVLRRNPGPVVTNCSTSRMSEDLAARYDVPFFRSAVGEANVVGLMRQESAAIGGEGNGGVIDPRVGFVRDSFVGMALLLDAMAARELPVAVLAAELPRYEMAKTKITLPPERVAAGLERLAAHFPDAKSDRLDGLRLDWPGKWLLVRASNTEPIVRAMSEAPTRAEADRLCAEAEALLTR